The sequence ACCCACGTCGTGGCCGTCGATGAGGTCGGCGGCATCGGTGGCCAAGGCGGTGGCCAGGTCGGGGTTGGTGCGGGTGAGAATGTTGGATTGGCGCATCAAGATCATGGCGTTGAATGCCGGGCCGGCCGTACGTAGGTGCAGGGCTGCGGTGTGGGTGAGCTTCTCCGCGGCGGCGTGATCTCCGAGGTCTTGGGCGATCCACCCGGCAACTTCGGCGATAGCCCCAGCGGCGCGCCGCATCTCTGCCTTGACCTGCGAGGGTGCGTGGGCAATCAGGGATTCGATGGTGACCAGATCGGATTCCACCAGGGGGCGGGCGTGTTGGGGGCCGAAGGTGTGCTCAGCTTGGATGTGGGCATGTTGCTGGGCCTCGATGACGGCGAGTACGTCACGGTCGACGGGTAGTTGTATCAGCAGCGGGTGCGGCAGCTCGGTGGCGATCGGCACGCTGAACATTTCGTCGGGTTCGACGCCGAACACCGCGGCCAGGTCTTCACGCCACAGCGGGCCGAGCATTCCGGTCCGCTCGATCTGGGCGATTTTTTGCCGCAGGGATTCCCGCGCGGGCAGGTCGGGATCGCCGCGTAGCTTGCGCACGTTTTCGACCTCGATCGCCAACTCACGCAAGCTGTAGCCGTAGCGTTTGCGGGCTTGGCTGAGCCGCTGCGCATTGAGTGCCCGGATCGGGTCGACTGCGGCCATGGCTTCGATCATGCCGCATACATCAGCGCAGGTCAGCTACGTGTGCGCGTGTGCGGTCATCACCAGTATCACTGCCTGTCACTTCCGGGCGCATCCGGGATGGCGCTGTCCTTGAGTCGCGGCCGAACAGACCGCGCCAACACCGCAAGGAAGGACAGCAATCCATGAAGTTACGTATCGACACCACCGGGGTGACGTTCCTCTGTACTCGGATTCCCGAGCAGCGCACGAATTTCGACACCGGTGCACCGCGCGTGGACAAGGCCACCGGGCAGGCGTTGTGGCAGGTGCAGCTGATCGCCCTGGACGCCACCGGCGGTGAAGTGCTGGCGGTCACCGTGGTCGGGGAACCGAAAGTCGTTGTCGGCCAGCCGGTGTCTGTGACGGGTCTGGTGGCGTTGCCGTGGTCGCAAGACGGCCGCTCGGGCATCGCGTACCGCGCCGAAGCCATCACCGCCACCGACCTCGCCACCGTCAAGACGGGCCAGCAGGCCCGGTAACCGCAGGCCGGCCCGGCAGCCCCGCGACAGCGTGCGCCTATGGGCTGCCGGGCCGACGCTCCCGCCCCTTGTTTCCCCGTCGTAAGTGAAGGCAGACCGTCATGTCGAATAGTCCAAACCGTAAGAACCACAACAACAATCCATCACCCGATGATGACTGGATCGGCGAGCTGATCGTCGGACTACTCAAAGCCGCCGGGTATCTGCTGTGGTGGGCAATCCTGTTTCCCTCCCTGAGCATTCCCACCGTCGTCGCCATCTGGGTCGGTTTCAGTCACGGCGCCCGAGCCGGCGTTTTGACCGCCGTTGTGGAGGCCGCGGCATACCTCGGCTGGTGGGTGTGCCAGCCGGCCTCATTCACCCGGTGGGTCAGCGCTCCGCTGCGGCAGCGTTTCTGGGCGTGGTGGCGTTATCACCGCAACTGGGAATCGGTCTGCGCCCTGCACGGCCTGACCGCCAAACTGGGTGAACGCACGTTGGTGCCTGCCCTGCAATCGGTGCGGATCGGCCATCACGCCGACGTGCTGATCGTCAAGGTGGTGACCGGCCAGTCGATTGCCGACTGGCAGAAACGCGCCCTCGCACTGGCGGCGACCTGGGACGCGGAGCGGTTGACGATCCGCGCCACCACGCCGGGCCAGCTGCGGATCATCATCGGCCGCGGGGATGTGCTCGGCCAGCCGATCGCGGTGCCCATGCCAACCCCGGGTTCGGCGGTCGATCTGGGCGCGGTGCGGGTCGGGGTCACCGAATCACGGCGCTGGTGGCACCTACCGGTATTGGGCCAGCACATCCTGGCCGCCGGTGCCACCGGAGTAAGCAAAGGCTCGGTGTTGTGGTCGCTGATCGCCGGGCTGGCACCCCACGTTAAAACGGGGCGGGTGCGGTTGTGGGTGATCGACCCCAAAGGCGGCATGGAACTCAGTGCTTAGGCGCGCCGCTGTTCGCCCGGTTCTGCTACCACACCGGTCAGCCCACCGTGGAACTGCTGCGCGAGCTGGTGAAGCTGATGCAGACCCGCGCCACCCGGCTGCGCGGGCACACCCGCCTGCACACCCCCGCCCTCGCTGAGCCGTTGATCGTGCTGATCATTGATGAGATCGCCGCGCTGACCACCTATGTCACCGACCGCAAACTCCGCGCCGAGACAGAACAACTCCTCGGCCTGCTGTTGTCCCAGGGGCGTGCGGTCGGGATATCGGTGGTAGCCGCGGTGCAAGACCCGGCCAAAGACACCCTGCCGGTACGGCAGTTGTTCACCGTGCGGATCGGGCTGCGGATGACCGAGGCTACCCAAACCGCCATGGTCTTGGGCCAAGGAGCCCGCGATGCCGGCGCCGAATGCGACCTGATCGCTGATACCACCCCCGGCATCGGGTACGTGATGATCGATGGCACCGCCGACCCGATACGGGTCCGGGCCTTTCACGTCACCGATCGCGATATCACCTTGTTGGCCCGCACCTTTCGGGCACCGCGTTCAGGCGAACAGGGAAATCGGTGAAGACCGTAACGACGCAGAGCCCGGTGATCGCGCTGCCGGGCCTGCCGGCCACCATCGATGCCGATGCGGTGGTCACCCAGATGTGCCGGCGCGCCTCCTCACCCGGTTTCGGGTCGTGGTGGCGGCGAGTGGAATCGGTCGGTTACTGCGCCCACCCGATCCAGCTGCTCGGTGCCGACACCGCCGGGCGTCAGCACACGGTGTGGACGCGCTGCAACAACCGCCGTCACGCGGTGTGCCCGTCATGCTCAGACCTCTACGCCCGCGACACCTGGCAACTCGTGCACGCCGGAGCCGCCGGCGGCCACCACGACATACCCGTCGAGGTCGCCAACCGTCCGCAAGTGTTCACCACCTTGACCGCCCCCAGCTACGGGGCCGTGCACAACGCCACCGGAACCCCGTGTCACGCCATACCCAACAGGTCGGCGGGCCGCCGCCGGCACGAAAACTGCCTGCGCTGCACCATAATCCACAGTGTCGATGACCCTCTGGTGGGCCAACCATTGTGCGCGGACTGCTACGACTATCTGGGACATATCTTGTTCACCTGGCATCTGCCCGAGCTGTGGCGGCGGTTCACCATCGCACTACGGCGCGCCGTGGCGACGCACCTGAAAACAGTTGGCGTCAAGCCCGGCTCGGTGCGGGTCAGCTTCGTCAAAGTCGTTGAATTGCAAGCCCGCGCCATACCCCACATCCATGCCCTGATCCGCCTCGACCCGCCACCCGCCACCAACGACACCACGAAATCAGGTGACCACGATCGTCACGGCCCCGCCGCCCCGCGGGGTGGTGGGGTGTCTCGTCCGGTAGCCGAGCAGCATCCCGGCTGGTCGTCACCGATCACCGCCGCCGAGCTGGCCGCCTTGATCCAACACGCTGCCAGTCGCGTCAGTATCGACGTGCCCGCCGGCGACGACGATTACCCCAACCCGGGCGGGGTGCGCACGGTGCGGTTCGGCACCCAAATTGATACCCAACCATTGACACCCGAACCAATAACCGCAAGCGATTCCGAAGTCGACGACACCGCAGTCGCTTCGGCCTCGCGGTTGTCGCCGCGCAGGGTTGCGGCATATCTGGCGAAATACGTCACCAAATCCCTGCACGACTTCGGCATCACCGCGCGCCGGCTGTCCGCAGAAGCGATCGGCGAACTCGACGTTACTGAACATGTGCGGGCCATCCTGTCCACCATCGCCGGACTCGCCGAACACCCAGCGTCCGCGGGTCCGTCGTTGGCGGGGATTGGGCGCTGGCTGCACACCCTGGGCTACCGCGGCCACATCACTACCAAATCGCGGCGCTATTCGACCACCATGGGTGCCCTGCGCGCCGCCCGCGCCACCTGGACCCGTAACCAGATAGCCAAACATTCAGGGCGACAGGACGATACGCAATCCGCCCATTTCGCTGACGACGTGACGGCGAGCACAGGCAGGCAGCAGCAACCGATCGACACCGATGAGATGCTGTGGGAGTTCGACCGCGCCGGACACGCCAGCGCCGGTGACCGCGTCCTGGTCATCTCCGCAGCCCTGCGCCACATCAGCGCCCGCATCACCGGTATCACCGAATCCCGGACTGTCTCCACCCGCATCTCGCCGCCACCACGCGGGGCAGGGTGATGGCCACGACGCCCGCGGGCGGCGCCGCCAACAACCACGATGCCGGCGCGGTCCCGCTGCACGAGCGCCCGGAGTTCATAGCCTGGCTGACCGCCTCATGTGAACGCCAAGCCCTATCCGTCACCGTCACCGACCCCACCACCCTGGCTGCCATCGCAACCCTCCTGCGCTGAGCACGCAAAGGCACCGTACCGTCACCGGCCAACCGGATAGACGACGAAAGTTATTTCAACACAACCCTTCCCGGCGATAAGAGCATTCCTGGTGTCTGGGCTGGTGGGCCGTCCAGGCTCGAAGCTGGCTTCGACCGCGTGCGGCTTTGGCCTTGACGGCCCACCAGCCCAGACACACACTCGGCACTCGCCAGGGAGCATCCGCGACGACGCCGAAAACCTAGATGCGCCAATGGGGTTGCACGCGGTTAATGTCGAGACTGCGGGAACCGGGGTGCCCGGTGCGATCACCGCGTGATCCAGGATCGATTTGACGATGCTCCGCTGGCGTTCCACGTCGAGGTCGGGCCATTGGCCGCGCAACGCCCCGCCGGTGCCCGCCAACTCATAAACCTCACTGGTATCGGTGGCCTCAGCGATGTCACGCCTGGCCTGCTGGATGCGGCTGGTGATCGGGTCGCGGGCCGCGATCCACTCCCGCGCGCTGATCGCGCCGTCGGCATACAACCCGGCCAGCTCATCGAGGCGCGTTTGATCGGCCTCCACGGCCGCCGCCAACGCCGCCACATCATGATTAGGGCTGGCTTTGCCGGCCAACACCTTCGCCAGATCCCGAGAATCCAGGCGGGTCAACACCGCATCAGTCAACAAAGCCTCAACCGGTTCGGCGACCACCGTCAGCCGACCACAGCCGCCATGATCGGGTCCTTTCAGACAAACATAGCGGCGCACCCGATGATCGGGATTACTGTGCCGGGCTTGCGAATACAGCCGATTACCGCAACGCCCACACCGCAGCATCCCTGACAACACATATGTGCGCGCCGCCCGCGTCTTGGTCACCGACCGCGCCGCGATACGCGCCAAGATCCGGTCCCGCTCCGCCGGCGTAATGATCGCCGGCCATTTCGCAGGCCCGATCACCTCACCACGATGCTCCCGCAGCCCGGCGATACGGCCCGAGCACAGGATCTGGCGCACCGCCGAGGTCTGCCACGACTTGGCCACCGCCGGGGAAACGCCGGAGTCGTTGAGCCACACCGTCAACGACAACAACGACTGGCCCGCCAAGTAGCGGTCCACCATCTCACGCACCACCGCCGCCTCCGACGTCCGCAGCGTGATCTTGTCGTCCTCGTAGCCGAACGGGCGCACCGAGCCGTGCGGTAGTCCCTGTTCGGCGTTCTGCAACATCTTGCGGCGAATACGTGCGGACTTGCGCCCGGACTCCTTGGCGGCGAACGCGGCGAAAATCCGGGCCATGAACAACCCGTCATCGTTACCCAGGTCAATATCGGCGGTCACGGTAGCCACGTCTCGCACACCCACCGACTCACACAAAGCGACAAACTCTTCCAACTCCACCGGTCGGCGATGCAACCGGTCCAAGTTGTAGACGATCACCGCATCCCGCGCCCCTGATGCCAGATCGGCCAGCATCCGCGCATACTGCCGACGCGGCTTGCCCGAGAACGCCGACACATCGTTATCGACATACTCATCGCCAACCGGCCAACCGCGGTCAGCAGACAGCTTGCGGCAATCCTCCAACTGCCGCGCCACCCCCAACCCGGTGCCCTCCACATCAGCCGAGATACGCGCGTAAATCGCCGCCGACCGCACCCCAGCCCGCTGACCAGCGGATTTCATCTTCGCCATGGGGGTATATTACCAACATCTGACCTTGCAGGGGTGAGTCGGTCCCCAGGGGAAGGGACGGCGTGGTCGATGTCGCAGACGGTGCCGGCCGGGCGCAGCCGGGGAATCGGCAACTCATGTCGCGGGCGCGGACGAAGGCCGCCAGCGCCGCCGACGGCCGATAGCCCGGTTCAGACGCCAAGTCGGCGGCGACAGGGGCTTGCTGGCGGCACCGCCGGCGATGAGTTCGGTCGGAAGACTTCGGCTCAGACCCCCGCGGTCTTGAGGTTGCGATCCAGGAATTCGAGCTGATCCGCGACCACCCGCTCGAAGGCGTCGCCGACGTAGATGTCGAAGTGGCCCTCGGGGTATCTCTTGACCGTGCCGCGGGGCGCCTTCGCGGCGTAGCGCAGCGTCGGTCCGGGCGGGGCGACCGAGTCGGTATCGCAGACGCAGAACAGAATCGGGCAGGACACCTTGGCCGCCAGCCGGCCCGGACGGTAGGTGAGGATCTTCATCCCGATCCGCGCCGCGACCTCGTTGCGGATGGTCTGCCCCTCCGGGACCAGCTTCAGGTAGCCCGGGTAGGAGTCGGGCGTGCTCATCAGGGCGACGTCGCCGGGGCGGCCGGCGGTGGCCACCATCACCGGGGGATTACCGAGCCGTGCGGCGGCCAGATCCCGCAACGCCAGCACGCTGATCCGCGCCGTGGTCAACGGCGGAATGGTGCGCGCCGAGGCGATCCCGTCGGTGAACGGGCATTGCGCCACCGCCGCCGCCACCGGCAGTCGCGCCGCGGTGGCGATCACGTGGCCGCCGCCGAACGACGTACCCCATATGCCGATCCGGTTGCGGTCAACGCCGGCCAGGGTGTGCGCGAAGTCGACGGCGGCAGACCAGTCCGCCAGCTGCATACCCACATCGAGCAGCTGGCGGGGAGCGCCGTCGCTGTCGCCGAAGTTGCGGTAGTCGAACACCAGGCAGGCGTAACCGGCCGCGGCGAACCGCTCGGCGTAAGCATCCAGGCGCATGGTCCGCACCGCGCCCAGGCCATGCGCCATGACCAGAAGCGGGGCGCCCTTTGGGCCGGCGCTGTCGGGGCGGTACAGCCAGGCGCTGATGCGGTCGGCGCCGGATCGAAACGAGACGTCTTCGCGGGTAGCCATGCCTAAAGGTAGCCCGGTGTGTGGTAAACCGGCTTCGTGACCGGGGCGGTGACTCAAAGCCAGTTTCGGAGCCTGATGCAGAATCTGGCGGAGGTGGTGGGCCCCGCCTATGTCACCGACGATCCCGACGTGCTGGCCGGCCGCAGCGTCGACTACACCGGCCGTTACCGGGGCCGCGCCGGTGCGCTGGTGCGGCCCGGGTCGCCCGAGGAAGTCGCCGCGGTGCTGCGGCTCTGCCGCGACGGCGGCGCGCACGTCACCGTCCAGGGCGGGCGCACCTCGCTGGTGGCCGGCACCGTCCCCGAACACGACGACGTACTGCTGTCCACCGAGCGGCTGAACACCGTCGGCGCGGTCGACGTCGTCGAGCGCCGGGTGACGGTGGGGGCGGGTGCCACGCTGGCGGCGGTGCAGCGGGCGGCCGCCGATGCCGGGCTGATCTTCGGTGTCGATCTGACCTCCCGGGACACCGCCACCGTCGGCGGAATGGCCTCGACCAACGCCGGCGGGCTGTACACCGTGCACTACGGCAACATGGGCGAGCAGGTCATCGGCCTGCGGGTGGCCCTGCCGGACGGCAACCTGCTGCACCGACACAGCGCCGTGCGCTCCGACAACACCGGCT is a genomic window of Mycolicibacter heraklionensis containing:
- a CDS encoding alpha/beta hydrolase; its protein translation is MATREDVSFRSGADRISAWLYRPDSAGPKGAPLLVMAHGLGAVRTMRLDAYAERFAAAGYACLVFDYRNFGDSDGAPRQLLDVGMQLADWSAAVDFAHTLAGVDRNRIGIWGTSFGGGHVIATAARLPVAAAVAQCPFTDGIASARTIPPLTTARISVLALRDLAAARLGNPPVMVATAGRPGDVALMSTPDSYPGYLKLVPEGQTIRNEVAARIGMKILTYRPGRLAAKVSCPILFCVCDTDSVAPPGPTLRYAAKAPRGTVKRYPEGHFDIYVGDAFERVVADQLEFLDRNLKTAGV
- a CDS encoding replication initiator, producing the protein MCRRASSPGFGSWWRRVESVGYCAHPIQLLGADTAGRQHTVWTRCNNRRHAVCPSCSDLYARDTWQLVHAGAAGGHHDIPVEVANRPQVFTTLTAPSYGAVHNATGTPCHAIPNRSAGRRRHENCLRCTIIHSVDDPLVGQPLCADCYDYLGHILFTWHLPELWRRFTIALRRAVATHLKTVGVKPGSVRVSFVKVVELQARAIPHIHALIRLDPPPATNDTTKSGDHDRHGPAAPRGGGVSRPVAEQHPGWSSPITAAELAALIQHAASRVSIDVPAGDDDYPNPGGVRTVRFGTQIDTQPLTPEPITASDSEVDDTAVASASRLSPRRVAAYLAKYVTKSLHDFGITARRLSAEAIGELDVTEHVRAILSTIAGLAEHPASAGPSLAGIGRWLHTLGYRGHITTKSRRYSTTMGALRAARATWTRNQIAKHSGRQDDTQSAHFADDVTASTGRQQQPIDTDEMLWEFDRAGHASAGDRVLVISAALRHISARITGITESRTVSTRISPPPRGAG